The following are encoded in a window of Thalassotalea insulae genomic DNA:
- a CDS encoding TonB-dependent receptor plug domain-containing protein, with amino-acid sequence MNPSLLSLVMLTTAATAIAHAETTSSQHEHIVVTGTRTAKLLSNSPVLVEVVDGETIAKISQGTMAQALNYIPGVVVTRSVKDGYNVQMQGFDGDHVLVLIDGQTIISPTGSSADLDQIPANNIAQIEVIRGAASVMYGSSAMGGVINIITNQSAEPALQFDYDVSQYQGNTIKDNDLNHTFKLNAVEQFNGWRTNFNALVIDNQGFDYDQTTVSQDAASVDKVFIRLGASKPHSNDITTSINYQLLDEMKKRDSSKIPGRSDVIFYQTDVNQHQLDIGVKGNSQPQSPWQLNARYISHQETSGQSNSLRNTDITLAEINGQQVFQFKQLALVAGGVLHSDKLDQTKPAEDVIEINDKHRESAELYLQANWINDSYQLLAGMRSQYDSDFNWHHAMRLSTMANFQLAKSQLQWRAGVGQSYRVPNLKERFYLFDHSALGYMVLGNAHLEPETANSINSSLTFDTSIADGRADVNVDFSLHYSKTKDLIDTVVDTDMSEQQQLAIYHYQNINKADIYGVNVSTELNLSDWQLQLNYSYLDSKDSNNQRLFSRPRHQLKLNIKYEVSAYDLELIAYALYQADEAVPTSYRSIANNEYTTVTALITQAITDQLSWRISMANIFDQHQASNANRQNLFDARPVSSRTISAGVSYQF; translated from the coding sequence ATGAATCCTTCTTTACTATCCTTAGTGATGCTAACCACAGCGGCAACAGCTATCGCACATGCTGAAACAACATCCAGTCAGCATGAACATATCGTTGTTACCGGCACTCGCACCGCTAAACTATTGAGTAACTCTCCGGTATTAGTTGAAGTGGTTGATGGTGAAACCATTGCCAAGATCAGCCAGGGAACAATGGCGCAGGCGCTGAACTATATTCCCGGCGTCGTAGTAACACGCAGTGTAAAAGACGGTTATAACGTGCAAATGCAGGGCTTTGACGGCGATCATGTGCTAGTACTGATCGACGGTCAAACCATCATTAGCCCGACCGGCTCTTCCGCCGATCTCGACCAAATCCCCGCCAATAATATTGCCCAGATTGAAGTGATCCGCGGTGCTGCTTCGGTAATGTATGGCAGCTCTGCCATGGGAGGAGTGATCAACATTATCACCAATCAATCAGCTGAACCGGCATTACAGTTTGATTACGATGTCAGTCAGTATCAGGGTAACACCATAAAAGATAATGACCTGAACCATACCTTTAAGCTAAATGCCGTCGAACAGTTTAATGGTTGGCGTACGAATTTTAACGCCCTGGTTATCGATAATCAGGGCTTCGATTACGACCAAACCACGGTTAGTCAGGACGCCGCCAGTGTTGACAAAGTTTTTATTCGCCTCGGCGCCAGCAAACCTCATAGTAATGACATTACCACCAGCATTAATTATCAGTTACTGGATGAAATGAAAAAGCGCGACAGCTCAAAAATTCCCGGCCGTAGCGATGTAATTTTCTACCAAACCGATGTTAATCAGCATCAACTGGATATTGGTGTAAAAGGCAATAGTCAACCGCAATCGCCCTGGCAACTTAATGCCCGTTATATCAGCCATCAGGAGACTAGCGGCCAGTCAAACAGCCTGCGCAATACCGACATCACGCTGGCAGAAATTAATGGCCAGCAGGTATTCCAATTCAAGCAACTGGCACTGGTAGCTGGTGGCGTATTGCATAGCGATAAGCTTGATCAGACAAAACCAGCTGAAGATGTCATTGAAATTAATGATAAGCATAGAGAAAGCGCTGAACTTTATCTGCAAGCTAACTGGATTAACGATAGTTACCAGCTGTTGGCAGGCATGCGCAGCCAGTACGATTCTGACTTTAACTGGCACCATGCCATGCGGCTGAGTACTATGGCTAATTTCCAGCTGGCGAAAAGTCAGCTGCAATGGCGCGCCGGAGTCGGCCAAAGTTATCGCGTGCCTAACTTAAAAGAGCGCTTTTACCTGTTTGACCACAGTGCTCTCGGTTATATGGTGTTAGGTAATGCACACCTTGAACCTGAAACTGCCAATTCCATTAATTCCAGCCTAACATTCGATACCTCGATTGCCGACGGCAGAGCCGATGTCAATGTTGATTTCAGCCTGCATTATTCGAAAACCAAAGACTTGATCGACACGGTTGTCGACACAGATATGTCTGAACAGCAGCAGTTAGCAATTTATCATTATCAAAACATCAATAAAGCCGATATTTACGGCGTTAATGTTAGCACTGAACTGAACTTAAGCGACTGGCAATTACAGTTAAATTACAGCTACCTAGATAGTAAGGATAGCAACAATCAGCGCCTGTTTTCTCGGCCTCGCCACCAGCTAAAACTTAATATTAAGTACGAAGTAAGCGCTTATGATCTTGAACTGATCGCCTACGCCCTCTATCAGGCAGATGAAGCGGTACCGACGAGTTATCGCAGTATTGCCAACAACGAATACACCACAGTTACCGCCTTGATTACTCAAGCGATAACCGATCAACTTTCCTGGCGCATCAGCATGGCAAATATTTTTGATCAACATCAAGCCAGCAACGCCAATCGCCAGAACCTGTTTGATGCTCGCCCGGTTAGCAGCCGTACCATTAGTGCCGGCGTCAGCTACCAGTTTTAA
- a CDS encoding MotA/TolQ/ExbB proton channel family protein, whose translation MIAQIEQLMYQLSDLFMAPVLALIAVLFIYSLFASGQFFSQSLQRKRQYSSFVTLINTGIGNKQPLTLTGYPLATLANEYTTISQEQLDVAALKELEGVRNVSRLAPMLGLIATMIPMGPALKSLADGNIQGISENLIVAFSAVIFGLVIASITFWIASVKKRWLAEELVALLPLLNNTPKIAKSQAEVHAVETNHAAA comes from the coding sequence ATGATCGCCCAAATTGAACAGCTCATGTACCAGTTATCTGACTTATTTATGGCACCTGTACTGGCGCTGATAGCGGTGTTGTTTATTTACTCGCTGTTTGCCAGCGGCCAATTTTTTAGCCAGAGTCTGCAGCGAAAACGTCAGTATTCATCATTCGTAACACTGATCAATACTGGTATCGGCAACAAGCAGCCATTAACGCTAACAGGCTACCCGCTAGCTACTCTCGCCAATGAATATACAACGATTAGTCAGGAGCAATTGGACGTTGCCGCACTAAAAGAGCTGGAAGGGGTGCGTAATGTCAGCAGGTTAGCACCAATGTTGGGGCTAATCGCTACCATGATCCCTATGGGGCCAGCATTAAAAAGCCTTGCCGACGGTAATATTCAAGGCATTAGTGAAAATCTGATCGTTGCTTTTTCCGCCGTTATTTTTGGTTTGGTTATTGCCTCCATCACTTTCTGGATAGCATCAGTGAAAAAGCGCTGGCTGGCAGAAGAGTTAGTCGCTTTGCTACCGCTGTTAAATAACACGCCGAAAATTGCTAAATCTCAGGCAGAAGTACATGCAGTGGAGACTAACCATGCGGCTGCTTGA
- a CDS encoding cobaltochelatase subunit CobN — protein MRNPLITLVLILAILFSFAGAASENSAKADTEFANKLLFVSTAHSNKAKVRLLQKMAKQHKNLWQIEQQSARSLSESIKDSHTFAQLFNRYDLVILDAVSAHEAQKNYGSYSAMLTKVTSPVIAINALSHDALNKRLNSEISEQIQSYWQNAGRTNLNNMLSFISSAISNRNTDKVPAPIIFPKQGIYHPELSQVIVNDLASYQQIKAPKPQQPKIALLLQRALIETEQTQLIDSTIAQLEAKGAYVVPFYFELSPASGDYSQLLQTPTFENGKVTGQQTAVDLIINFRNIHWANKRKVEFEQFGVPVIQAMTYYSGDQVAWEQDMQGVSPGMTAFTLVLPETAGVVDPMVVAAMDMKSQQVEIIDYQLQHLVNKALNVVKLKYKANQDKKLTVFVWGDKDVGASFMNIPDSIEAISERLAQQGYQTSERDAKYITDNIKQILDPFYRDYQLTELLAQDLAELMPIDTYLAWFNSLPRQLTEKINDHWGQPQDNFMAVEKNGKHYFILPRIRNGNMLIMRQPPRSDNKNDENMIYHQGIVPINHFYLAAYFYAREYWQSDAIIHLGTHGSQEYLNGKERGLSIYDQGNLAVWDTPVIYPFIVDDVGEAMQTKRRGRATVISHMTPPFAAAGLQGEIRNLHELMHQYKQLDQGGVKQKTAKQLTALCFDTNVCRDIDWQQPQIDRNFDQFIEALHLHLEDLATANQPLGLHTFGQLAEQDLLISSLIQMLGQDFSQRASDFEHKYFEHQHFGYQQHQETTTGEHSHNYHQTAKDTEQDVKQLAGYQTVKQFIVNSNAQATDIAITELSDELQADIKRGKTLYQSMLGINELNAMSDALSGKYIPVKTGGDPIRHPESLATGFNLYGFDPSRVPTQAAYQQGKELTEQMIANYYQQHQQYPDKMAFSLWSIETMRHYGVLEAQVMAAIGVKPKWSADGRVIGTEVIPYSELKRPRVDVVLSATGLYRDAFPNVMQLLAKAINQVAELTEDNNSIWLNSKKIKAELIADGLSKEDAQYLSTIRIFSNKSGDYGSGVDDATWASDTWETDKKIADNYLSKMGYFYGADNKRWGQKVTNNQGQDIQLYAKQLSGTDIAMFARSSNLFGMLSSDDPFEYFGALNLAVRNIDGKSPDMVVSNLRDANNAKAEDASLFLAKELRTRMFHPRWIKEMQKEGYSGAVSLASRMDNFFGWQVVSPDLVRNDQWDQYMDVYVNDKLNLELDKWFKEINPAALARMMERMLEAERKDYWQADPQRLKQLVEKYIDIVQQNELVVLNDALKQHVNELATGFGLAPLNTAQTIRDMAKTAMAQKLRNAEQLTQPQATPEQNKQTQQQKVEGQKLEKQTAKTNEANNNIYYSLAAMLFIVIFGACWQTMLGTTSRHQRYLLVNDTKQ, from the coding sequence ATGAGAAACCCGTTAATTACCCTAGTCCTAATACTGGCGATATTGTTTAGTTTTGCTGGTGCCGCCAGCGAAAATTCAGCCAAAGCTGACACTGAATTTGCCAACAAGTTGCTGTTTGTTAGCACCGCCCATAGCAATAAAGCAAAAGTACGTTTGTTGCAGAAAATGGCCAAACAGCATAAGAACTTATGGCAAATTGAACAACAGTCGGCACGCTCACTGTCTGAGTCAATAAAAGACAGCCACACCTTTGCTCAATTATTTAACCGCTATGACTTAGTGATCTTAGATGCCGTTTCAGCGCACGAAGCACAAAAAAACTATGGCAGTTACAGCGCTATGCTAACTAAGGTAACTTCACCGGTAATCGCAATAAACGCGCTCTCACATGATGCTCTTAATAAAAGATTAAATAGCGAAATAAGCGAGCAAATACAAAGTTACTGGCAAAACGCAGGCCGCACTAACCTTAATAATATGCTGAGCTTTATTTCATCGGCCATAAGTAATCGCAATACAGATAAAGTCCCCGCCCCTATTATTTTCCCGAAGCAGGGCATTTATCACCCGGAATTATCACAAGTAATAGTTAACGATTTAGCCAGCTACCAGCAAATTAAAGCACCTAAGCCGCAGCAACCGAAAATAGCGCTATTACTGCAACGAGCATTAATAGAAACCGAACAAACCCAGCTAATCGACAGCACCATTGCCCAACTGGAAGCGAAAGGCGCCTATGTTGTGCCCTTCTACTTTGAACTAAGTCCAGCCAGTGGCGACTATAGCCAATTATTGCAAACCCCCACCTTTGAAAATGGCAAAGTTACCGGCCAGCAAACCGCCGTCGATTTAATTATTAATTTTCGCAATATTCACTGGGCCAATAAGCGCAAAGTAGAATTCGAACAGTTCGGCGTTCCGGTGATACAGGCGATGACTTACTACTCTGGCGATCAAGTTGCCTGGGAGCAGGATATGCAAGGTGTATCACCTGGAATGACCGCCTTTACTCTGGTACTGCCGGAAACTGCTGGCGTAGTCGATCCTATGGTAGTAGCCGCCATGGACATGAAAAGCCAGCAAGTAGAAATTATCGATTACCAGTTGCAACATTTAGTCAATAAAGCGCTTAATGTCGTTAAGTTAAAATACAAAGCCAATCAAGATAAAAAGCTAACGGTTTTTGTTTGGGGTGATAAAGACGTTGGCGCCTCTTTCATGAATATTCCTGACAGTATCGAAGCCATCAGTGAGCGATTGGCGCAGCAGGGTTACCAAACCTCAGAGCGCGATGCCAAATACATTACCGATAATATTAAGCAGATTCTCGACCCGTTTTATCGCGACTATCAGCTGACCGAGCTATTAGCACAAGACCTGGCCGAACTAATGCCTATCGATACCTATTTAGCCTGGTTCAACAGTTTACCTCGTCAGCTCACCGAGAAGATTAATGATCACTGGGGGCAACCGCAAGATAACTTTATGGCGGTTGAAAAAAACGGCAAACATTACTTTATTCTGCCGCGTATTCGCAACGGCAATATGCTGATCATGCGCCAGCCACCACGTTCAGATAATAAAAATGATGAAAACATGATTTATCATCAGGGTATAGTGCCGATCAACCATTTCTATCTGGCGGCTTACTTTTACGCCCGTGAATACTGGCAATCCGATGCCATTATTCATTTAGGCACCCATGGCTCACAGGAATACTTAAACGGTAAAGAGCGAGGCCTGTCGATTTACGATCAGGGGAATCTCGCGGTGTGGGATACACCGGTGATCTATCCGTTTATTGTTGATGATGTTGGTGAAGCGATGCAAACCAAGCGCCGTGGCCGGGCAACGGTGATCTCGCATATGACGCCGCCATTTGCCGCCGCCGGTTTGCAAGGAGAAATTCGTAACCTGCATGAATTAATGCACCAATATAAACAGCTGGATCAAGGGGGCGTTAAACAAAAAACCGCCAAGCAACTCACCGCATTATGTTTTGACACTAATGTCTGCAGAGATATCGACTGGCAACAACCACAAATCGATCGAAATTTTGACCAGTTTATTGAAGCGCTGCATCTTCATCTGGAAGATCTGGCGACCGCCAATCAGCCATTAGGCCTGCATACTTTTGGTCAGCTAGCAGAGCAGGATTTGCTGATTTCAAGCTTAATACAAATGTTAGGGCAAGATTTTTCACAACGCGCCAGTGACTTTGAGCATAAGTACTTTGAACATCAGCACTTTGGCTATCAACAACATCAGGAAACAACCACCGGTGAGCATAGCCATAACTACCATCAAACAGCCAAAGATACCGAGCAGGACGTAAAACAACTCGCCGGTTACCAAACCGTTAAACAATTTATTGTTAACAGCAATGCTCAGGCAACAGATATCGCTATAACCGAGCTATCTGATGAACTACAAGCAGATATCAAACGCGGCAAAACGCTTTATCAAAGCATGTTGGGCATTAATGAGCTCAATGCGATGTCGGATGCGTTATCTGGCAAGTACATCCCGGTAAAAACCGGCGGAGATCCTATTCGTCATCCTGAATCATTAGCAACCGGTTTTAATTTATACGGTTTTGATCCAAGCCGGGTGCCAACCCAAGCCGCGTATCAGCAAGGCAAAGAACTGACCGAGCAGATGATAGCCAACTATTATCAACAGCATCAACAATACCCGGACAAAATGGCATTTTCCCTGTGGTCAATCGAAACCATGCGCCATTACGGTGTGCTTGAAGCGCAGGTAATGGCCGCTATCGGAGTAAAACCAAAATGGAGTGCCGACGGCCGGGTAATTGGTACTGAGGTTATTCCATACAGTGAGCTCAAAAGGCCACGGGTTGATGTGGTGTTATCTGCGACAGGTTTATATCGCGATGCTTTCCCGAATGTGATGCAACTACTGGCGAAAGCAATCAATCAGGTCGCCGAGCTAACAGAAGACAACAACTCGATTTGGCTAAACAGTAAAAAAATAAAAGCCGAGCTGATCGCCGACGGCCTGAGCAAAGAAGATGCACAATATTTATCGACTATTCGAATTTTCTCAAATAAGTCAGGTGATTATGGTTCTGGTGTAGATGATGCCACCTGGGCCAGTGATACCTGGGAAACCGACAAGAAAATTGCCGATAACTACCTGAGTAAAATGGGTTACTTTTACGGGGCGGATAATAAACGTTGGGGACAAAAAGTCACTAACAACCAGGGGCAAGATATTCAGCTCTACGCCAAACAGCTATCAGGTACAGATATCGCGATGTTTGCCCGTTCATCTAACCTGTTTGGCATGTTAAGTTCCGACGATCCATTTGAATACTTTGGCGCGCTCAATCTGGCAGTACGCAATATCGATGGCAAAAGTCCGGACATGGTAGTGTCAAACCTGCGCGATGCCAATAATGCCAAAGCCGAAGACGCCAGCCTGTTTCTGGCAAAAGAATTACGCACCCGAATGTTCCATCCAAGATGGATCAAGGAAATGCAAAAAGAAGGTTATTCTGGCGCGGTATCTCTGGCTTCGCGCATGGATAACTTTTTCGGCTGGCAAGTAGTGTCACCAGACTTAGTGCGTAATGACCAGTGGGATCAATATATGGATGTTTATGTTAACGACAAACTTAATCTCGAGCTGGATAAATGGTTTAAGGAAATTAATCCGGCAGCACTGGCGCGGATGATGGAACGTATGCTTGAAGCCGAGCGTAAAGATTACTGGCAAGCAGATCCCCAGCGCTTAAAACAGCTGGTAGAAAAATACATCGACATAGTGCAGCAAAACGAGTTAGTGGTACTCAATGATGCGCTCAAACAACATGTTAATGAACTCGCCACCGGCTTTGGTTTAGCGCCATTAAACACAGCACAAACTATCAGAGATATGGCAAAAACTGCGATGGCACAAAAGCTACGAAATGCCGAGCAGCTCACTCAACCACAGGCAACGCCTGAGCAAAACAAGCAAACTCAACAGCAAAAAGTGGAAGGACAAAAGCTGGAAAAACAAACCGCTAAAACCAATGAAGCGAATAACAATATTTACTACTCGTTGGCCGCAATGCTATTTATCGTTATATTTGGCGCTTGCTGGCAAACCATGCTAGGAACAACCTCTCGTCACCAGCGCTATTTGCTGGTTAACGACACCAAACAGTAA
- a CDS encoding substrate-binding periplasmic protein — translation MFFFLKLSAISAQPLDTVKLNAVTENLPPYQIVKDNQLIGGSSYFLVKELLQRAGYQVNFQVLPWARAYYIAEHQANVVIFSMTRSSAREHKFKWIGQLRELTYSFYGVKKDDSIIINSIDDARLLTVVAVRNSFEAQSLIQKGFIVDQNLILVKNYQLAWQMLHKGRADLTYANALVAEQINKSFRIQHTPFFKQPFEVENNALYIAASLKTSDTIVEKLSLVLNDIKNDGTFYQINNP, via the coding sequence TTGTTTTTTTTTCTCAAGCTATCCGCTATTTCGGCTCAACCACTCGATACCGTCAAATTAAATGCCGTAACCGAAAACCTGCCGCCTTATCAAATCGTAAAAGATAATCAATTGATCGGTGGCAGTTCTTATTTTTTAGTCAAAGAACTGCTGCAACGCGCCGGTTATCAAGTGAATTTTCAAGTACTTCCCTGGGCGCGGGCTTATTATATTGCGGAGCATCAAGCCAATGTTGTGATTTTTTCAATGACTCGTAGTAGCGCGCGGGAACATAAGTTCAAATGGATTGGTCAGCTACGAGAATTAACTTACAGCTTTTATGGGGTAAAAAAAGATGACTCGATCATCATCAACTCAATAGATGATGCTCGATTACTTACTGTTGTTGCGGTGCGTAACAGCTTTGAAGCTCAGTCATTAATACAAAAGGGCTTTATTGTTGACCAAAACTTAATTCTGGTGAAGAATTATCAACTAGCTTGGCAAATGTTACACAAGGGCAGAGCTGATTTAACCTATGCTAATGCCTTAGTCGCAGAGCAAATCAACAAAAGTTTTCGCATACAACACACCCCTTTTTTTAAACAACCTTTTGAAGTTGAAAACAACGCTTTGTACATCGCCGCCAGCCTGAAGACGTCTGACACTATCGTTGAAAAACTAAGTCTAGTGTTAAACGATATCAAAAATGATGGCACTTTTTATCAAATTAACAATCCATAA
- a CDS encoding DUF2149 domain-containing protein: MRLLDEDEAINPALSVVNLVDVFLVLVAALLIAIAQNPLNPFMAEDVTVIKNAGKNDMEIIVKKGTTIEHFKSEGKTGSGSGKKAGTAYEMADGSIIYVKE; encoded by the coding sequence ATGCGGCTGCTTGATGAAGACGAAGCCATCAACCCAGCACTATCTGTGGTCAACCTGGTCGATGTATTTCTAGTATTAGTTGCTGCACTACTTATTGCCATCGCGCAGAATCCGCTCAATCCCTTTATGGCTGAAGACGTTACCGTGATTAAAAACGCAGGCAAAAACGATATGGAAATTATCGTCAAGAAAGGCACCACCATAGAGCATTTTAAAAGCGAAGGAAAAACCGGCTCAGGCTCCGGTAAAAAAGCTGGCACTGCTTATGAAATGGCAGATGGCAGCATAATTTACGTCAAAGAATAG
- a CDS encoding HmuY family protein: MKFNSALSITSLALNLTLCAILSACGGGSSSKDTTDPEPQPTPEPTAPVQGQIFGPYSTGSVNEPAFVYFDLDSHSVVALTAEQATTNTEWDIAFKRSGIYLNQHQENTITAYSTGNNSDFFDAEGKPIADSFINATADTELDDYLAVTTSNVPTEEGAFVGDITSNIVDGFYNYNSSTHVVTAAEDHYFIVHSDDAFTKFNVTNITTEGRAMSEISIALGYQGVSDVEFGIAQTLTIDAALACSGDTDSIYIDFDTQQEVTVNDDWDINLPCIENNADNNSGADFIINLADDAKALQDFDNNYTSVDASAVAYYGFKDNSYSVKAFDATPWYQYNLSGGHLLWSQFDVYLINTPTSTYKLQMTSYYNEDGVSGHISFRADQLTELAGTSQ, translated from the coding sequence ATGAAATTCAACTCAGCTTTATCCATAACCAGTTTGGCCTTAAATTTGACATTGTGTGCCATACTTAGCGCCTGTGGCGGTGGCAGCAGTTCAAAAGACACTACAGACCCAGAACCCCAACCAACTCCTGAGCCAACGGCGCCAGTGCAAGGGCAAATATTTGGCCCATACAGTACAGGTAGCGTTAACGAGCCAGCATTTGTTTATTTCGATCTCGACAGTCACAGTGTGGTTGCGTTAACGGCAGAGCAAGCAACAACCAATACCGAATGGGATATCGCTTTTAAACGCAGCGGCATTTACCTGAATCAGCATCAAGAAAATACCATTACTGCCTATTCAACCGGCAATAACAGTGACTTTTTCGACGCTGAAGGCAAGCCAATTGCCGATAGTTTTATTAATGCCACTGCCGACACGGAACTTGATGACTATTTAGCAGTAACCACCAGTAATGTCCCAACAGAAGAAGGTGCCTTTGTTGGCGACATCACTTCCAATATTGTTGATGGCTTTTATAATTATAATTCATCAACTCATGTCGTCACCGCCGCTGAAGATCACTATTTTATCGTCCATTCTGATGATGCGTTTACCAAGTTCAACGTCACCAACATCACTACAGAAGGTAGGGCCATGAGCGAAATCAGCATAGCGCTTGGTTATCAAGGCGTAAGCGATGTTGAGTTTGGCATAGCGCAAACATTAACTATCGATGCAGCATTAGCCTGCTCTGGTGATACCGACAGCATCTATATTGATTTTGATACTCAACAGGAAGTAACAGTTAACGATGATTGGGATATCAACCTGCCCTGTATCGAAAATAATGCCGACAATAACAGCGGCGCTGATTTCATAATTAATCTTGCTGACGACGCTAAAGCACTGCAAGATTTTGATAATAACTACACTAGCGTAGACGCCAGTGCCGTTGCTTACTATGGATTTAAAGACAACAGTTATTCGGTAAAGGCGTTCGACGCTACCCCCTGGTATCAGTACAACTTAAGTGGCGGCCACTTACTATGGTCACAGTTTGACGTTTATCTGATCAACACGCCAACCAGCACTTATAAGCTACAAATGACCAGCTATTACAATGAAGACGGTGTTTCCGGCCATATCAGCTTTAGGGCTGACCAGTTAACTGAATTAGCAGGCACCAGCCAATAA
- a CDS encoding MBL fold metallo-hydrolase: MQLFNRQILFAFCCITAFSTVAGEQEQGIIERTIHAYGGKQLLALKTIKIEDEYKGFRYGQSNSPDEVDMVDYRSSLTIDLENKRKDFKWLRGNQADFSTQHRIFNGRTGYVINHDKQTLTQDNHINYRNAGRNHSYYLDTAMVLLLNENKNKVKYLGQKMLHGKAHNLLELNTQGFKNLTFYLEKETGKLSLMTRPHWRPNTFFNYNYSDYQQQQGITYAASTYVTRGGQPFNAFVKRQVDFNPTITNEFIVPQDYGKAPDILDFSEMTISSPGDNLYLVGKDWGFTLFIDAGDYFIAAGGYQDLSKRFALMKEKTGLDKPLKYQVVSHHHLDHLGGMSEAAALGASFITVQSNVASIQQVLDQPLPDQRFIIIKEQASFANGLVQIIDYPNSHANHSLLTYIPEAKLLFSADLYLSRQKTGAPDGSPELAQLKNTLAKHKLKVEHFAAAHSSRVLTNKDFNASLNNMPTAVCPANWQICFD; this comes from the coding sequence ATGCAGCTATTTAATCGTCAAATCCTGTTTGCTTTCTGCTGTATAACAGCGTTCAGCACTGTTGCTGGCGAACAGGAACAAGGTATTATCGAACGTACTATACACGCTTATGGTGGTAAGCAATTACTAGCGCTTAAAACCATTAAAATCGAAGATGAATATAAAGGTTTTCGTTATGGGCAAAGTAACAGTCCTGATGAAGTAGATATGGTTGATTATCGTTCCAGCCTGACCATTGACTTAGAGAATAAGCGCAAAGACTTTAAATGGCTACGCGGCAACCAGGCTGATTTTTCCACTCAGCACAGAATATTTAATGGTCGCACCGGCTATGTTATCAATCATGATAAGCAAACCCTAACGCAGGATAACCATATCAACTACCGCAATGCTGGCCGTAATCACAGCTATTATCTCGATACGGCTATGGTGTTATTACTTAACGAGAACAAAAACAAGGTAAAGTATCTCGGTCAGAAAATGTTACACGGCAAAGCACATAATTTGCTTGAGCTAAATACTCAAGGTTTTAAAAACCTGACCTTTTACCTTGAAAAAGAAACGGGTAAATTAAGTTTAATGACCCGGCCTCATTGGCGTCCCAATACCTTTTTTAACTATAACTATTCAGACTATCAACAGCAGCAAGGGATCACTTATGCTGCCAGTACTTATGTCACCCGAGGCGGCCAGCCATTTAACGCGTTCGTTAAACGACAAGTTGACTTTAACCCTACAATCACTAATGAGTTTATCGTACCGCAAGACTATGGCAAGGCACCCGATATCTTAGACTTTAGTGAAATGACGATCTCTTCTCCTGGCGATAACCTTTATTTAGTTGGCAAAGACTGGGGCTTTACCCTGTTTATTGACGCTGGAGACTACTTTATTGCAGCGGGCGGTTATCAAGATCTATCCAAACGGTTCGCTTTAATGAAGGAAAAAACTGGATTAGATAAACCACTGAAATATCAAGTTGTTAGCCATCACCATCTCGATCACCTCGGTGGCATGAGTGAAGCAGCGGCATTAGGGGCTTCTTTTATCACCGTCCAGAGCAATGTTGCCAGTATTCAGCAAGTGCTGGATCAACCATTACCAGATCAACGCTTTATTATTATCAAGGAGCAAGCAAGTTTCGCCAACGGCTTAGTACAAATAATTGATTACCCTAACAGCCATGCCAATCACAGTCTGCTCACCTATATCCCTGAGGCTAAATTACTGTTTAGTGCCGATTTATATTTATCCAGACAAAAAACCGGCGCCCCCGATGGCTCCCCTGAATTAGCTCAACTAAAAAATACTTTAGCCAAACATAAACTTAAGGTTGAACATTTTGCCGCCGCTCACAGCAGCAGAGTGCTAACCAATAAAGATTTCAACGCCTCACTAAACAACATGCCAACTGCTGTATGCCCAGCAAATTGGCAAATATGCTTTGACTAA